One genomic window of Cryomorphaceae bacterium includes the following:
- a CDS encoding DNA-directed RNA polymerase subunit alpha: MAILEFQKPDKVVMISSDHQSGQFEFRPLEPGFGITIGNALRRILLSSLEGFAITSVKIEGVDHEFATIKGVVEDVTNIVLNLKQVRFKRQIDDTETEKVNVSITGKDVITAGDIGEFTSAFQVLNPDHVICHLEPKVKLEMELTISKGRGYVPAEENRVSNAPVGTIFTDAIFTPVKNVNYHVENYRVEQKTDYEKLVIELTSDGSITPKDALQEAAKVLIHHFMLFSDEKITLDNEEKLETEEFDESSLHMRQLLKTKLVDMDLSVRALNCLKAADIETLGDLVSFNKNDLLKFRNFGKKSLTELEDLIEAKGLSFGMNVSKYKLDKD, encoded by the coding sequence ATGGCAATTTTAGAATTCCAGAAACCCGATAAAGTAGTGATGATCAGTTCTGACCACCAATCAGGTCAGTTTGAGTTCAGACCGCTTGAACCGGGATTCGGTATCACCATCGGTAACGCACTTCGCCGCATTTTGCTTTCTTCACTCGAGGGCTTTGCCATCACTTCCGTGAAGATTGAAGGTGTAGATCACGAATTCGCCACCATCAAAGGTGTGGTAGAGGATGTGACCAACATTGTGCTCAACCTTAAACAAGTGCGCTTTAAGCGTCAGATTGACGATACCGAAACCGAAAAGGTGAACGTTTCGATTACCGGAAAAGACGTGATTACAGCCGGCGATATCGGTGAATTTACTTCTGCTTTCCAGGTACTGAACCCCGACCACGTGATCTGCCACCTCGAGCCCAAAGTAAAACTCGAAATGGAACTCACCATCAGCAAAGGTCGCGGTTATGTTCCTGCCGAAGAGAATCGCGTATCTAATGCTCCGGTTGGAACCATCTTTACAGATGCCATCTTTACCCCTGTGAAAAACGTGAATTACCACGTGGAAAACTACCGTGTTGAGCAGAAAACCGACTACGAAAAACTCGTAATCGAGCTTACAAGCGACGGTTCAATCACCCCCAAAGATGCGCTTCAGGAAGCCGCAAAAGTGCTGATTCATCACTTTATGCTCTTCTCAGACGAGAAAATTACCCTCGACAATGAAGAAAAACTCGAAACCGAAGAGTTCGACGAATCATCGTTGCACATGCGTCAGTTACTCAAAACCAAACTGGTTGACATGGACCTCTCGGTGCGCGCGCTCAACTGCCTCAAGGCAGCCGACATCGAAACCCTTGGAGACCTGGTTAGCTTCAACAAGAACGACCTGCTCAAGTTCCGCAACTTCGGTAAGAAGTCGCTTACTGAGCTCGAGGACCTTATCGAAGCGAAAGGACTCTCTTTCGGAATGAACGTTTCGAAATACAAACTTGACAAAGACTAA